The Biomphalaria glabrata chromosome 13, xgBioGlab47.1, whole genome shotgun sequence sequence GATTTGGTGAAAGAAAAGTCAAAAGTCGCATTACAGCTAGTGTTTATCTTGCCAGTGTTcatatgtaatatataattagtagatctattacatTTAGACGTtatcaattaaaattattagATACTTGAAGGACTGCAAGGGGCTAAAATTTGTGTGGTGCATCCGAAttagaagtgaaaaaaaaattgacgccttgaagaaaattaaaggTTGGCCGTCCCTGCTTCAATCTAATACAAatgctagatctaaaaaatattaGTCTAGTTTCTAAATAATAAAACTGGAATATGGGGATCTATAGTAATTAACATTTTGTTAAAGCGAAACCGatcttgtatttttcttttaagtatctATTTCCCTAAAAGACCCGGATGATGCGGCCATATTGTATGTGTTGAATACTTCCTGAAACGATTGTGTTGTCggatattgacaaaaaaaatggtaacagttttattttcttattttgtctAGAGTTGTAACACCTTTTCTCTTTGTCGATTCTTTATAACCTGTGTGTCTTGCATTACAATATTTactgtatattagatctatatataattattaagtaATGCATAACTTTTCTTTTCCTTCAGAATAATTTTGACAAACTTGTACCGGCAATctattagattagattagtaTTACAATCGTTTATATTCTATTCTGCCTACTATTGTACTTGAGTTCAGTTCGGTGTATGGGGGCGGGGCTTGATTGTTTAGGATCTATCTctattctaatctagatctattattacaATCATTATTAAATCTACATCTAAAGTGGTAAATCTCTTaattgattctagatctagatctactaataatTATGATGTGTATTTactgtattaaaattaaatcatgtttttttatagtaaatctagactctactctagTAGTAGTACAGTTAAAGTAGAGTCTTAGAGTCTCtagtagagatctagatttatatctctctagattctagaatatctTAATCTAGATTATTAGAAGACAGAAGTAGAgtagattgattagatctagatcgctaggctagatctagacctactatgACCTAGTATAAATagtataatatttaattatattttttttctagattatGAAAtatgatctagtctaaaattaAAGACTAGAATAGACTGAATGAATTatgaatagtctagatctagatagatagatttatctAGTAAAGAATAGAAGATATCTTcttgataaaataatttaatatcttaatactataatttatatttgtatattaccagtgcttttttttatgacgatacattgcacctttttcaatgtgggtaaaaaatcattacttttcttgtattttaatgctTACTATTAATTTATAGGCGATTCATCACTGAGTGTCGGCACCTAGATCTTCCTTTTCCgagactccacaggctttttgggacttgtcccagcactcaaaccacttttccatttctgttttttgaattatagccagtAGTATTACAATCttctatatatacttatatttattgTACTATTATGTTATTTAAATCATTACTTCAAACTGTCATGTCATGTCTATTCAGGTgtaaatctagtcatgtatgttaatcagtgacttaatcTGTTCTAAGTTGttaattttcctggctgattcatgaAACACATTCCTTGACATGGACCATAACGACAATGGCCATGTAACTTCATGTTCTATTATTCTTATGAATGAGAGGAGTCTAATggcacttgggaagaaggagcatttgtacttGTCTTAGCATATATATGCTATTCTATTATTAAATAGGATATATAAGGAATGTGCCATTATGATTACTGTGACTTACTGAGTGTACATATATAAtttcttatttagatctattaggttttgtttttgtatttatttgtaatttatggttcattgttttaatcatattatttatatttttactttttaatcttcAGTCCTGAGGTGTCtcttaatgagtttaactggaGACTAGAGTTACTATTAGTATATGATCTAGTATTCTTAAAAAATTCTCTTGAGACTATAGATATATAGAATAGtatttagacaacatagaatcTACTACTAGAACTAACTTAACACTTTATATTAGATTCTAGCTCTTAGTCTAAATAGTAGAAAGTCTATATTAAATTAAGTATCTAATAGTAGAGTATATAGAAGGTCATATAATATTCTACTATTTTCTTAGAATATAGGtcataatctagattctatactattattttgttaaagTATAGaggtctatatctagaatagattataagatataatatattttttagattctagatttttATGACTCTAAATATAGatattataaattttttttaagatcttaatctaagtctagattttgCCATTAATGTCTAAACTAGGCCTAGATTTATATAGCTAATGATAATTTAAACTTGTAGACTCTAGAATTCTCTAGATCTGTATAAATATCtaattgatagatctagattcttgatgtagattattgtagatctacatttagactATGACAAGTCATAGAATACCATGAGTCAGAGTATGATTGATCTAATTTATATACAGTATTAATAGTAGACTAAACCTAGTATCTAAatctatgtgtatatatatttgtgtgtgcatATTAGAATGTTAAAAACATTGGGTTTGACTCCCTCCTCAAGTTCAGCTTATAGGATGTCTTTCTaaagggattcttccatctggcatgcagGTGACATGCCTCAACCAGCGTAGTCTTTTCTGTGTCAGAAGTGCATAGATGTTATGCATTTTGGTTAGTTTCAAAATTACCTGGTTGGCAATatgatccctccaggagatgcacaaTACACGTCGCAGCAAGCATAATTGAAAGTTATTTAATCtatgctcttggtacatgtatgttgaccagctctcactaccataaagaagagtgctcacaacacaggcattgtagactaggattttggttgtTGTAGTCAACTTGGCATTTTCCCAGatgcgcttggagagttttcccattgctgcagaagcctttcctattcttttgTCAGCTCAATGTCTAAATCTATGTTGCTGACGATTGTTGATCCCAAGTTGGTGAATTCCAGCACCATCGTAAGGGTGTGATTGCCAATGTATTGTGGGTATTTTTTGTGACATATATATGTATTCAGTTCTCTTTACTATTTGTCTAACAAACGTGTACATAAATAACATGAATATTTGACTTTTTAAGTCTACAGATCatattcaaaacaaacaaaacctaTTGTAAACATTGAGCTACAAAGTTGGTCTTGttcaaataaaatcaaatttcaATACTTTTAAATTTCTTGACCTATACTACCTGAAATGCTTTAAAATTGTTCTAATGAACAGCTATTGCTATTCACTGCAAGCTAGTAGTTTTAATTAAGTTTGGTAGTAGGCATCTCTTGgtaattatatttaatgaaGAATTTTCTAGTAACATGAATTTACCAACATTCTTTTCTTTGTACCTTGATTTTATCTACAGACAGAACAACAGTTAGATTGTGCCCTTGATTTGATGAGACGTTTGCCACCtcaacaaatagaaaaaaatttatGTGACTTGATTGACctggtaaaattatttttttaataaagtaaaaataaattaatattgttGTTGTAAAAGATAATTCTGTAACAATTAACACTATATATAGTCGATCTATACAACACCTTCCATATGTATGTAAATGATATTGCTTTGTTGGGACATAATTACCACTTTAATGTAATTACTGACCACTTGTTTCAAAAAGTAGAAACCCTTAAGATCTGTTGTCAAGTAAGTAATAAAACGTAGTCATACATTTGACAGAAAACTTCTAGaaacttgtaaataaaaattcttaaaaaatctTTGAAGTTATACAGGATGGAAATGAATGAGTGACTCAACTAAATGGGAACTAagtgacagaaataaaagagcagattatgttgggcaggtcacctagAAAATAATATCagagaataaaaatattatagtaTCAAAAGACTGGATACTCAAAGGCCAGTCAAGATCAAGATGGTTTGACTATGTAGAGAGAAATCTTCAACAACTTGGAATTGAAGCATTGGGCTGAAAAGCTCAGGAGAGATTTGAAAGGAAAAATGTGTTGAGGCAGACCTAGGTCGTTCAAGGGCTGTTGTACTACTAGGGTGGATGGtctctttttttaatatctcaTCTTTTATTAATGATAAGCCCATCTCCTGATCTAGTCATTTGTGTTAGTAGTACATTTAAATTGTACTCATTCATTGGTTTTTGTTGGCTACTTTAGGTAACCCATTTTCTACTTCAATGGCATTATTAAAGAAAGAGTTTTTGAATATATATAAGTTAATTTGAGCACAAATGGAATAGAAATAGTTTATTGTATGTTCCATTGGATTTTTAATTGTATGCATTTTCAGCAACCATAAAATTGGCATATAATTTCTTTTAGAACTACCCTAAAGCCACTTCTTAAAAttaatgttcatttaaaattcaaattcttctttctttatttataaatagcaaaaagaaaaaaaaaaaagacacattaTACTGCATAACCTCGGGTACTCAAATGGGGAATTTAATCAGTGAAATTTGATGCCTATCCCTTTgcagtatttatagataaaTGTTCACTTCTATAATAAATCTATAGATAAATGTTCACTTCTATTATGGATCTAGATTACTTATCATATTAAACGTAAAGGGGCTGAGAAACCATCTTAGAGAATATTTatttgaagaaagaaacaactaACTGCTTATATTTTCCACTGATTCTTACTGCCAAGATTTTCATTGTTCAGGTACCTCCACTATGTGAAGACTTGTTGTCCTCTGTAGACCAGCCTTTGAAAATTGTTCGTGATAAAACAGTGGGCAAAGATTATTTATTGTGTGATTACAATAGAGATGGTGACTCTTACAGGTAAGAATAGCCCTGCGAGTATTGTAGACTTTGAATTTTGGGAAGGCTTGTGGGGGTACCAATGATCATTATTTCAATGGTTTGTGTGCAGTATTCAAACAATTTCAATTCACCTAACAATATTTTGGAACCCATGAggtctgtcattttttttttttttactcttccaCCCTTATGCAGTTAACTGATAAAATTGTAAATTACATCCTTGTTAAACCATTCTACTCCCTCCTCCCCTTCTGTGTTGGGCTGTAATATCTAGATGTACCACCCAAAGTACTTGGGTTtcttaaaaaattgtattgtacattttctgaaataattaaaatattgattaacaaaggaatatatatatatataaagtcttTAAAGTCTTCTCTTTTTAATGAAGTGAGTTTTTAAATGTTCTAAaagtaacatttatatttatattactaaatatttgtttaaaagatGAAGAAAGCATCCTTTGATTCATCCTTCTCAATAAGCTTTGTACTGTAGTAAAAGTTACTTTTAAGTTATTTgaattaaagagaaaataaGTTTATAAAGTAATCAGTTTAGAAATGTTGTTAATTGTTAAAAATGTGAATTCAAGTTTTATAGAATAAATTGACTACCTAACTCTATTGTACAATATTGTAGATAAAAAACGAATGAAAAGTTGATTTGATTTATCTCACTGATGGTCATCCATATTTTGGTCCTAGACCATAGACTTGTGTGTCACAACATAACCACAAATATGCAATGAAGTATTGAAAAAGAGCAGACTCCACTTGACTTGTTTGTATCATTAGTCAATTAGTGGGATGCTTAAAATGCCAATAGACATTTATTTGGAGATGTTCTGCTTTGTCTTTTAGTTTTGAATATTATTGAATGGGGATTTCTCAACTTTGGTAATATTTTGTTGCTTTAGAACACATACGGGGGCAATGGCTGAGTGGTCCAGCTTTTGGCTTCTGCACCTGGGGTCTTGGGTTTGAAGCTCAGCGATgaatgggatttttagggcacccctgagttcacccaactctaatgggtagctgaccttagttgggaaaagtaaagtcgttttgctggccacatgacaccctggaaggggaactttactttcgaTCACATGGATATGTTTTCTGTTTATTGTCCAAATGTAATTACCTGTGCATTGTTAATATATGATATCTTATTAAGGTCTCCCTGGAGCAATAGTTATGACCCTCCCTTGGATGATGGGACCATGCCTTCAGAATCCTTGCGAAGACTTGAAATAGAAGCCAACAGCGCCTTCGACCAATACAGAGAAATGTACTTTGAAGGGGGCGTGTCATCAGTGTATTTGTGGGATTTAAACCATGGATTTGCTGgtgttattttaattaaaaaagctgGAGATGGTTCAAAGAAAATTAAAGGCTGCTGGGATTCCATTCATGTCATAGAAGTACAGGTAAATCTTTTGACTTCTAATCATGCAATCTCAAAGGAAAATGTCTAATTTAAGAAATCTTGACCTCATAATAACATATATTTCTTGCACTGAGTGCTG is a genomic window containing:
- the LOC106074887 gene encoding F-actin-capping protein subunit beta-like isoform X1, coding for MTEQQLDCALDLMRRLPPQQIEKNLCDLIDLVPPLCEDLLSSVDQPLKIVRDKTVGKDYLLCDYNRDGDSYRSPWSNSYDPPLDDGTMPSESLRRLEIEANSAFDQYREMYFEGGVSSVYLWDLNHGFAGVILIKKAGDGSKKIKGCWDSIHVIEVQEKSSGKNAHYKLTSTVMLWLQTSKESSGTMNLGGSLTRQVESDAPVNENSPHIVNIGKMVEEMENKIRSTLNNIYFGKTKDIVNSLRSIEPLQDPKQQAAFKKDLFQALSQRTQAQ
- the LOC106074887 gene encoding F-actin-capping protein subunit beta-like isoform X2; its protein translation is MRRLPPQQIEKNLCDLIDLVPPLCEDLLSSVDQPLKIVRDKTVGKDYLLCDYNRDGDSYRSPWSNSYDPPLDDGTMPSESLRRLEIEANSAFDQYREMYFEGGVSSVYLWDLNHGFAGVILIKKAGDGSKKIKGCWDSIHVIEVQEKSSGKNAHYKLTSTVMLWLQTSKESSGTMNLGGSLTRQVESDAPVNENSPHIVNIGKMVEEMENKIRSTLNNIYFGKTKDIVNSLRSIEPLQDPKQQAAFKKDLFQALSQRTQAQ